CCTGGCCGGGATGCGCTGCCAGACCCTGGGCCAGGATGGCCTGCGCCTCTGCCGCATTGCCGGCTCGTTCCGCCGCAATGGCCCGCGCGTGGAAATCCTGCGGCGAAGGCGTGCTCACCGGTCGCGGAACCAGCCGCTGATGGCGAAGCGGCCATGCGGCGCAAAGGGCGGGACAAAGGTGACGGCGTGTGCTTGCGGCACGGCAAAAAGGTTGAGCGTGTTGAAACGCGGCATGAAGCCTTCGAACACATCGCCGTTCTCGTCGTAGAAGACCAGATAGCCGCCCCAGTCAGGCTTCCAATCGTCAATAGTGAGGTTCAGGACATAGGCGATCTTCCACCCCTCGGCGACTTGCTCGTCCGAGTGCAGGCCTAGGAAATGCTGGCGTCCGAACAATGTCGCCTGCCCGTCGGCCTTGATCAGGTCATCGAAGCCGGTGACGCGGCGCACCAGATCGAGGAAGGGTTCGGTATTTATGTGCTCGATCAGCACTTCGTGCGGGCCGCCAGGGGCCCATTTTTCCTGATATGCCTTGACCAGCGGATAGCGCGCATAGCGGAACGCGTAGTCGCCGCGCGCGGCAGCATCGTGGGAAGCCTTGTTCAGCGCCTGCGCGCGGGTATTGCCCTGCGGATCGCGCAATTCCTCCAGCGTGATGTCCTGCGGCTCTTCGCCAAAGCCCGCCTGCATCGCCATGCCCCAAGGGGTGAGGTCCGACATGACCTTGCGCAATTCCACTGCGGCATCTTGGGTCAACACGTCACGGACCTGGATCCGGCGATTGGGTGCGAACTGTTTCGCAAGGGCATCTGTATCGAGCTTGGAATTGATCTCGAAGATGTTGATAGGTTCGCTCATGACGGCTTGGCACTAAGGCCCCGTGGCCGCGCTTGGCAAGCGCTGGATCGCCGCTTTTTGAAGCTGTCGGCTCGCAGACTCTGTAGTTGACGCAAACGTAAGGCACCCCTACGCGAGTGGCAAATTGAAACGTGTGTGAGGAGAGAGCCATGGCCACCGCCTATATCGTTGAAGCTGTCCGTACCGCAGGGGGACGCCGCGGCGGTCGTCTTGCCGGTGTCCACCCCGTCGACCTTCTGGCCAAATCGCTCGATGCGATTGTCGAGCGCAGCGGGATCGATCCGGGCGCAATCGACGACGTGGTGACCGGCTGTGTCAGCCAGGCCGGCGAGCAAGCTATGCAGGTCGGGCGGATGGGCGTTCTCGCTTCCAGGCACCTGCCGCAATCGACCCCTGCCGTGACTATCGACCGCCAGTGCGGATCGAGCCAGCAGGCTATCCAGTTTGCTGCGCAAGCCGTGATGAGCGGCACGCAGGATGCCGTGATCGCCAGCGGAGTAGAGAGCATGACCCGTGTGCCGATGGGCACCAACGCCACCTTCCATATGAAAGAAGGGCTGGGGCATTACAAATCGCCGGGCCTCGAAGAGAAATATCCCAAGGTTCAGTTCAGCCAGTTCATGGGTGCGGAAATGATCGCGCAGAAGCACGGCTTCTCCAAGGAAGATCTGGACCGGTTCGGCCTGGCTAGCCACGAAAAGGCGATTGCCGCCACCAATGATGGCGCTTTCGACAAGGAAATCGTACCGGTGG
This is a stretch of genomic DNA from Parerythrobacter jejuensis. It encodes these proteins:
- a CDS encoding 2OG-Fe(II) oxygenase, translating into MSEPINIFEINSKLDTDALAKQFAPNRRIQVRDVLTQDAAVELRKVMSDLTPWGMAMQAGFGEEPQDITLEELRDPQGNTRAQALNKASHDAAARGDYAFRYARYPLVKAYQEKWAPGGPHEVLIEHINTEPFLDLVRRVTGFDDLIKADGQATLFGRQHFLGLHSDEQVAEGWKIAYVLNLTIDDWKPDWGGYLVFYDENGDVFEGFMPRFNTLNLFAVPQAHAVTFVPPFAPHGRFAISGWFRDR
- a CDS encoding acetyl-CoA C-acetyltransferase, translated to MATAYIVEAVRTAGGRRGGRLAGVHPVDLLAKSLDAIVERSGIDPGAIDDVVTGCVSQAGEQAMQVGRMGVLASRHLPQSTPAVTIDRQCGSSQQAIQFAAQAVMSGTQDAVIASGVESMTRVPMGTNATFHMKEGLGHYKSPGLEEKYPKVQFSQFMGAEMIAQKHGFSKEDLDRFGLASHEKAIAATNDGAFDKEIVPVAIETPDGDDVHKVDEGIRFDASFEGISGVKLISPEGKVTAATSSQICDGSSAVLVVSEEFLKTHNLTPLARIHNLTVTAGDPVIMLEEPLFATDKALDRAGMKIDDIDLYEVNEAFAPVPMAWLKHTGADPDKLNVHGGAIALGHPLGASGTKLMATLVHGLHRHGKKYGLQTMCEGGGVANVTIVEAV